A portion of the Natronococcus sp. AD-5 genome contains these proteins:
- a CDS encoding branched-chain amino acid ABC transporter permease, with amino-acid sequence MSTNVTNARDRFNEYWEYDAVKIVGVIGAIYVVYAAIGLVLGYSMAGIANTLRHLTYLIAVYGMVALALNLHWGYTGLFNIGVAGFMAIGLYVTMMLAKPVETTGAAQYPGLGLPMPIAMAGGVLAAAIAGLVVALPALRLRADYLAIVTIAFSEIVRLSLKSGPLESFTIFGRELGTGGGRGIIGNYSDPMNFIFDLPAFTTFVDTTNRWFGFGPRQARALAYSLVLLLFLVGFYWLIQRTSRSPFGRVLKAIREDEEAAQALGKNTNMFKIKVFILGCALMGLAGILWRFRRTGVTPDAFRPHVTFFIWIALIIGGAGSNTGSILGSGLFVAVLFEGPRYIRRLIGSWVNVDAAPNTFAEGTGALLAADPAPLLRYTFDNLLTLQFVIMGITLVVLMQRRPEGLLGHREETAAAVPLARRPSEAASGNDGGEST; translated from the coding sequence ATGAGCACGAACGTAACCAACGCAAGGGATCGGTTCAACGAGTACTGGGAATACGACGCAGTGAAGATCGTGGGAGTCATCGGCGCCATCTACGTCGTCTATGCGGCGATCGGACTGGTGCTCGGATACTCGATGGCCGGTATCGCCAACACGCTCAGACATCTGACGTACCTCATCGCCGTCTACGGCATGGTCGCCCTCGCGTTGAACTTACACTGGGGCTACACCGGACTGTTCAACATCGGGGTCGCCGGGTTCATGGCGATCGGGCTGTACGTGACGATGATGCTCGCCAAACCCGTTGAGACGACGGGCGCGGCCCAGTATCCGGGCCTCGGTCTTCCGATGCCGATCGCCATGGCCGGCGGCGTTCTCGCCGCCGCCATCGCGGGACTCGTCGTCGCGCTTCCGGCGTTGCGACTGCGCGCGGACTACCTCGCGATCGTCACTATCGCGTTCTCCGAGATCGTACGTCTCTCCCTCAAATCCGGCCCGTTAGAGAGCTTCACGATCTTCGGGAGGGAGCTCGGGACGGGCGGCGGTCGGGGGATCATCGGTAACTACTCCGATCCGATGAATTTCATCTTCGACCTCCCGGCGTTCACGACCTTCGTCGACACGACGAACCGATGGTTCGGTTTCGGGCCGCGGCAGGCGCGAGCGCTGGCGTATTCGCTGGTCCTCCTCCTGTTTCTCGTCGGATTCTACTGGCTTATCCAGCGAACCAGCAGATCGCCGTTCGGACGCGTCCTCAAGGCGATTCGTGAAGACGAGGAGGCGGCGCAGGCGCTCGGAAAGAACACAAACATGTTCAAGATCAAAGTGTTCATTCTCGGGTGCGCACTCATGGGACTGGCGGGCATCCTGTGGCGTTTCCGCCGAACAGGGGTTACGCCGGACGCGTTCCGCCCGCACGTCACGTTTTTCATCTGGATCGCGCTGATCATCGGCGGAGCGGGATCGAATACGGGCAGCATCCTCGGATCCGGGCTGTTCGTGGCCGTCCTCTTCGAGGGCCCGCGGTACATCCGCCGACTGATCGGCTCGTGGGTCAACGTCGACGCGGCCCCGAACACCTTTGCGGAGGGAACCGGAGCCTTGCTGGCCGCCGACCCGGCCCCACTGCTGCGGTACACGTTCGACAACTTGCTGACCCTCCAGTTCGTCATCATGGGAATTACGCTCGTCGTACTGATGCAACGACGCCCGGAAGGGTTACTCGGCCACCGCGAGGAGACGGCAGCGGCGGTACCGCTCGCGAGACGCCCGTCAGAGGCCGCTAGCGGTAACGATGGGGGTGAGTCGACGTGA
- a CDS encoding branched-chain amino acid ABC transporter permease: MATVDEAVNRGRGLTLEQIVLILAIFAALVLAVDLVHGIVTGRYSISRIGRYAWQGLMYGLIIGLAGIGLSMTYSILNFANFAHGDYISTGAFLGWGVTYIIAGRVLVLGDEVSFGHLALVAPQRGVGGAEIGISIWSTPLAILIGLVFTGAATAALVLLIDRYVYKPMRGSGGIPLLIASIGVAFALRYLLVFVYSSRTRGTTSTFGLPEFNFLLVDGTVNVDMHDATLLVAAGGLMIGVHLLLQKTKLGKAMRAMSDNKDLAQVTGIPTERVIRWTWIIGGGLAGVAGYLMVLWTGTINYQFGWLLLLLIFSAVILGGIGSVYGAIVGGIVIGLAMRLSLIWLPGGDFTTITAFLIMIVVLLIKPSGLFGGKTTA, encoded by the coding sequence ATGGCGACTGTCGATGAGGCGGTGAACCGGGGACGGGGGCTTACTCTCGAGCAAATCGTGCTCATACTGGCGATATTCGCGGCTTTGGTGTTGGCCGTGGATCTCGTTCACGGGATCGTGACGGGGAGATACAGCATCTCCCGGATCGGGAGGTACGCGTGGCAGGGGCTGATGTACGGGCTGATCATCGGACTGGCCGGCATCGGCCTCTCGATGACGTACAGCATTCTGAACTTCGCGAACTTCGCTCACGGGGACTACATCTCGACGGGCGCCTTTCTCGGCTGGGGCGTCACGTACATCATCGCCGGGCGGGTTCTCGTGCTCGGGGACGAGGTGAGTTTTGGACACCTCGCCCTCGTTGCTCCACAGCGCGGGGTCGGAGGCGCTGAGATCGGCATTTCGATCTGGTCGACGCCGCTGGCGATTCTGATCGGTCTCGTGTTCACCGGCGCCGCTACGGCCGCACTCGTCCTGCTGATCGATCGGTACGTGTACAAGCCGATGCGCGGGTCCGGGGGGATTCCACTGCTGATCGCGAGTATCGGGGTTGCGTTCGCGCTCCGATACCTCCTCGTATTCGTCTACTCGTCGCGTACGCGCGGAACGACGAGCACCTTCGGACTGCCGGAGTTCAATTTCCTGTTGGTTGATGGAACGGTGAACGTCGACATGCACGACGCCACGCTGTTAGTGGCGGCGGGCGGTCTCATGATCGGCGTCCACCTCTTGCTCCAGAAAACGAAGCTAGGGAAAGCGATGCGCGCGATGTCCGACAACAAGGACCTCGCACAGGTAACCGGAATTCCGACCGAACGCGTCATTCGCTGGACGTGGATCATCGGAGGTGGCCTAGCGGGGGTCGCGGGGTACCTCATGGTACTCTGGACGGGGACGATCAATTACCAGTTCGGTTGGCTGTTGCTATTGCTTATTTTCTCCGCGGTGATCCTAGGTGGTATCGGTTCGGTCTACGGTGCTATCGTCGGCGGGATCGTCATCGGGCTGGCGATGCGCCTATCGCTGATCTGGTTGCCCGGCGGTGACTTCACCACGATCACCGCGTTCCTCATCATGATCGTCGTGTTGCTTATCAAGCCATCGGGACTGTTCGGAGGGAAGACGACAGCATGA
- a CDS encoding SDR family oxidoreductase produces MSPTTAFDVDFDGTVAVITGASGALGSAAVDRFREAGATVCAVDVVEPDDEDSLLEPDDGTHFYEADLTDEDDVARLVDEIVDDHGRIDHLCNIAGTWRGGDPIEETDLEEFDLLVDVNLKTAFLASKHALPHLRESEGSIVSISARSSLEGGEGDGPYRITKAGIRLLTETLAEENEGVVRANCVMPSVIDTPMNREMMPDADHDSWVDPGEIADVLAFLCSDGATVTSGAAVPVYGEA; encoded by the coding sequence ATGTCGCCGACGACAGCATTCGACGTCGACTTCGACGGAACCGTCGCCGTGATCACGGGTGCGAGCGGCGCGCTGGGAAGCGCCGCCGTCGACCGCTTTCGCGAGGCCGGTGCGACCGTCTGCGCCGTCGACGTCGTCGAACCCGACGACGAGGACAGTTTGCTCGAACCCGACGACGGGACGCACTTCTACGAGGCGGACCTGACCGACGAGGACGACGTCGCGCGCCTCGTCGACGAAATCGTCGACGATCACGGTCGGATCGACCACCTCTGTAACATCGCCGGCACCTGGCGCGGCGGCGACCCGATCGAGGAGACCGACCTCGAAGAGTTCGACCTGCTGGTCGACGTCAACCTGAAGACGGCGTTCCTGGCCTCGAAGCACGCGCTCCCCCACCTCCGGGAGTCCGAGGGATCGATCGTCAGCATCAGCGCCCGCTCGTCGCTCGAGGGCGGCGAGGGCGACGGCCCCTACCGGATCACGAAGGCGGGAATTCGGCTGTTGACCGAGACGCTGGCCGAGGAGAACGAGGGCGTCGTCCGGGCGAACTGCGTGATGCCGAGCGTGATCGACACGCCGATGAACCGAGAGATGATGCCGGACGCCGACCACGACTCGTGGGTCGACCCGGGAGAAATCGCCGACGTGCTGGCGTTTCTCTGCAGCGACGGTGCAACGGTGACCAGCGGGGCGGCCGTCCCCGTGTACGGCGAAGCCTAA
- a CDS encoding response regulator: MESRYISIPRSSALERNRYDAAAEDRVRVLLVENDSDDAQLIREAFEGGSTETTVDVVADGEEAFEFLQQRLDESSPVPDLVLLNLDLPGMGGFELLEAIREDGELVHLPVLVLTNSDATEDVHESYDRAANAYLTKPSDPAAFETIATAIERFWFERASLPPIHP, encoded by the coding sequence ATGGAAAGTAGATATATCTCGATTCCGCGTTCCTCGGCCTTAGAGAGGAACCGGTACGACGCCGCGGCCGAAGACCGCGTGAGAGTGTTGCTCGTCGAGAACGATTCCGACGATGCGCAACTCATCCGAGAGGCCTTCGAGGGAGGCTCGACGGAGACCACGGTCGACGTGGTGGCGGACGGCGAGGAAGCGTTCGAGTTCCTCCAACAGCGCCTCGACGAGTCGAGTCCGGTTCCGGATCTGGTTCTTCTGAACCTGGACCTGCCCGGAATGGGCGGCTTCGAGCTTCTCGAGGCGATTCGCGAGGACGGGGAGCTGGTCCACCTTCCGGTGCTCGTGCTGACGAACTCGGACGCCACCGAGGACGTTCACGAGAGTTACGACCGCGCCGCGAACGCCTATCTCACGAAGCCGTCCGATCCCGCCGCCTTCGAGACGATCGCGACCGCGATCGAGCGCTTCTGGTTCGAGCGAGCGTCGCTCCCGCCGATCCACCCGTAA
- a CDS encoding glycerophosphodiester phosphodiesterase, with protein sequence MRLIAHRGFAATAPENTIAAVQSAAAQAAAVEFDVRRCGSGELVVIHDETIDRVTGGVGAVADTALEDLQALTVLESGERIPTLEALLEALPTRVEVNLEMKALGIAEDVLDAVADVDNRVVVTSFLLPELRSIRELDRDQPMGLLVSRRLDAPVTTAVELDCDVIGANYWRCLTTRLVPRAKAVGLEIHAWAIERWTTTRALGLRGVDCISADRPIQLTGRRNDAADCGYES encoded by the coding sequence ATGCGTCTGATCGCTCATCGCGGCTTCGCCGCGACGGCTCCGGAGAACACGATCGCCGCCGTCCAGTCCGCGGCAGCGCAGGCCGCCGCCGTCGAGTTCGACGTGAGACGCTGTGGTTCGGGCGAACTCGTCGTGATCCACGACGAGACGATCGACCGCGTCACCGGGGGCGTCGGCGCGGTCGCCGACACCGCGCTCGAGGACCTGCAGGCGCTTACGGTGCTCGAGTCGGGCGAGCGAATACCGACGCTCGAGGCGCTGCTCGAAGCGCTCCCGACCCGCGTCGAGGTCAACCTCGAGATGAAAGCGCTCGGCATCGCCGAAGACGTCCTCGACGCCGTCGCGGACGTCGACAACCGGGTCGTCGTCACCTCCTTTCTGCTCCCCGAACTGCGCTCGATCCGGGAACTCGACCGGGACCAGCCGATGGGGTTGCTGGTCAGCCGCCGACTCGACGCCCCGGTTACGACCGCCGTCGAACTCGACTGCGACGTCATCGGTGCGAACTACTGGCGCTGTCTGACGACGCGACTCGTCCCCCGGGCGAAGGCGGTCGGCCTCGAGATACACGCGTGGGCGATCGAGCGGTGGACGACCACTCGAGCGCTCGGACTCCGGGGCGTCGACTGTATCTCCGCGGATCGTCCGATTCAACTGACCGGCCGGAGAAACGACGCCGCCGACTGCGGCTACGAGAGCTGA
- a CDS encoding HEAT repeat domain-containing protein, which yields MDGDGGEAVEQSRRSGSVDLPSVLAQLDAQEPEPRRAAVRTIREGIDDRPGAYVPTVPKLRALLSQPELEVRKDVAYCLAELAREAPADVAPSVGELIWFAAENERAPATRHLLRCLAAVADDQPDAVADHVATVVDVLTARRGYDRWGLRTLAHVSREAPAALEPAVPLLSDALAANPEANGAPALTVLGRAARAEASLPSLAFVARAIELVDHDDDSVRRNAIGCLADVAHRTPSAVEEACPRITPALESDDPKTRANAAVTIGRVAVGRPDVVDPARTRLIALLEDEFPYVRANACVALGYGDVTEARERLSKLAAGDPEPAVRDRAAWACDQLS from the coding sequence ATGGACGGGGATGGGGGCGAGGCCGTCGAGCAGAGTCGTCGATCCGGGTCGGTAGATCTGCCGTCGGTACTCGCACAGCTCGACGCGCAAGAACCGGAACCCAGACGGGCCGCCGTACGGACGATCCGCGAGGGAATCGACGATCGTCCCGGCGCGTACGTGCCGACGGTTCCGAAGCTCCGGGCGTTACTGAGTCAGCCGGAACTCGAGGTCCGGAAGGACGTCGCATACTGTCTCGCCGAACTGGCGCGAGAGGCGCCGGCCGACGTCGCCCCGTCGGTCGGCGAACTCATCTGGTTCGCCGCCGAGAACGAGCGCGCGCCGGCGACGCGGCACCTGCTTCGCTGTCTCGCCGCCGTCGCCGACGACCAGCCGGACGCCGTCGCCGACCACGTCGCGACGGTCGTCGACGTCCTGACGGCCCGTCGCGGGTACGACCGCTGGGGGCTCCGAACCCTCGCGCACGTTTCGCGGGAAGCCCCGGCCGCGCTCGAGCCGGCGGTTCCGCTACTTTCGGACGCGTTAGCGGCGAATCCCGAGGCGAACGGCGCCCCGGCACTCACCGTGCTGGGTCGCGCCGCTCGCGCGGAGGCGTCGCTTCCCTCGCTGGCGTTCGTCGCCCGCGCGATCGAACTCGTCGATCACGACGACGATTCCGTGCGGCGGAACGCGATCGGCTGTCTGGCCGACGTCGCCCACCGGACGCCGTCCGCGGTTGAGGAGGCCTGTCCGCGGATTACGCCGGCCCTCGAGAGCGACGACCCGAAGACGCGGGCCAACGCGGCGGTCACGATCGGTCGCGTCGCCGTCGGACGGCCCGACGTCGTCGATCCCGCGCGGACGCGGCTGATCGCGCTGCTCGAAGACGAGTTTCCGTACGTCCGCGCGAACGCGTGCGTCGCGCTCGGCTACGGCGACGTCACCGAAGCCCGCGAGCGTCTCTCGAAACTCGCGGCCGGCGATCCGGAACCGGCCGTGCGCGACCGGGCGGCGTGGGCGTGCGATCAGCTCTCGTAG
- a CDS encoding SpoVR family protein yields the protein MSKSNSNADRFRKQAIATDLEEPVREARNLAEKLGLEPYPVNYWIVDYDEMNELIAYGGFQSRYPHWRWGMQYDRQQKQGQYGGGKAFEIVNNDNPAHAFLQESNALADQKAVITHVEAHSDFFANNEWFGLFTRGQSDEGQVNAAAMLERHARAIDEYMSDPEIDRAEVEKWVDHCLSLEDNIDQHRVFSRRLDVDGPVEEIDEDLAAKLDELGLSDEIKGEVFDDEWIEKLENGDAPSNFPETPQKDVLAFVREHGKRYDEEAGRAVEMEPWQRDVLDMMRAEAYYFAAQKMTKVMNEGWAAYWESTMMTDEVFAGDDEFLNYADHMAKVLASGGLNPYSLGMELWEYVENTTNRREVLERLLRVEGISWRNLTEVVDFDVVLEILSPPEALASIDAETLDGLAELPDEWIDGEALERAREGEIDVDKYPWKLLTYEGLARRHYSLVKRQHRGFLSRVNQNELERIGRYLFDDARYGSVEEALEDVDFAAGWDRLFDVRESHNDVTFLDEFLTREFITENNYFTYEHSQATGQFHVASDAAEDVKKKLLLQFTNFGKPTIAVYDGNYNNANELLLGHQYNGVMLDLGQARETLKRIFELWGRPVNLLTIVKEVDEHDVEVAKRRNREPEPEERGKLIRYDGNEVTTEDVPWDEVEHLAADDVDYDTKPDEWLA from the coding sequence ATGAGTAAGTCCAACTCCAACGCCGACAGATTCCGCAAACAGGCGATCGCGACCGACCTCGAGGAGCCGGTCCGGGAGGCGCGCAACTTAGCCGAGAAACTCGGCCTCGAGCCGTACCCGGTCAACTACTGGATCGTCGACTACGACGAGATGAACGAACTCATCGCCTACGGCGGGTTCCAGTCGCGGTACCCCCACTGGCGGTGGGGCATGCAGTACGACCGCCAGCAGAAACAGGGCCAGTACGGCGGCGGCAAGGCCTTCGAGATCGTCAACAACGACAACCCGGCCCACGCGTTCCTGCAAGAGTCGAACGCGCTGGCCGACCAGAAGGCCGTCATCACGCACGTCGAGGCCCACTCGGACTTCTTCGCGAACAACGAGTGGTTCGGCCTCTTCACCCGGGGCCAGTCCGACGAAGGGCAGGTCAACGCCGCGGCCATGCTCGAGCGCCACGCTCGGGCGATCGACGAGTACATGTCCGATCCCGAGATCGACCGCGCCGAGGTCGAGAAGTGGGTCGACCACTGTCTCTCGCTCGAGGATAACATCGACCAGCACCGGGTGTTCAGCCGTCGGCTGGACGTCGACGGCCCCGTCGAAGAGATCGACGAGGACCTGGCCGCGAAACTCGACGAACTGGGCCTCTCCGACGAGATCAAAGGCGAGGTGTTCGACGACGAGTGGATCGAAAAGCTCGAGAACGGGGACGCGCCGTCGAACTTCCCCGAAACGCCCCAGAAGGACGTGCTGGCGTTCGTCCGCGAACACGGCAAACGGTACGACGAGGAGGCCGGACGCGCCGTCGAGATGGAGCCCTGGCAGCGTGACGTCCTCGACATGATGCGGGCGGAGGCGTACTACTTCGCCGCCCAGAAGATGACCAAGGTGATGAACGAAGGGTGGGCCGCCTACTGGGAGTCGACGATGATGACCGACGAGGTGTTCGCCGGCGACGACGAGTTCCTGAACTACGCCGACCACATGGCGAAGGTGCTCGCCTCCGGCGGCCTCAATCCCTACAGCCTCGGGATGGAGCTGTGGGAGTACGTCGAGAACACGACCAACCGACGGGAGGTGCTCGAGCGGCTGCTGCGCGTCGAGGGAATCTCCTGGCGCAACCTGACGGAGGTCGTCGACTTCGACGTGGTGCTCGAGATCCTCTCGCCGCCGGAAGCGCTCGCCAGCATCGACGCCGAGACGCTCGACGGCCTCGCGGAGCTTCCCGACGAGTGGATCGACGGCGAGGCGCTCGAACGCGCCCGCGAGGGCGAGATTGACGTAGACAAGTACCCCTGGAAGCTACTCACCTACGAGGGGCTGGCCCGCCGGCACTACTCGCTGGTCAAGCGCCAGCACCGCGGGTTCCTGAGCCGCGTCAACCAGAACGAACTCGAGCGGATCGGCCGCTACCTCTTCGACGACGCCCGGTACGGGTCGGTCGAGGAGGCGCTCGAAGACGTCGACTTTGCCGCGGGCTGGGACCGGCTCTTCGACGTCCGCGAGAGCCACAACGACGTCACGTTCTTGGACGAGTTCCTCACCCGGGAGTTCATCACGGAGAACAACTACTTCACCTACGAGCACTCGCAGGCGACGGGCCAGTTCCACGTCGCCAGCGACGCCGCGGAGGACGTCAAGAAGAAACTGCTCTTGCAGTTCACCAACTTCGGGAAGCCGACGATCGCGGTCTACGACGGCAACTACAACAACGCGAACGAACTGCTGCTGGGCCACCAGTACAACGGCGTCATGCTCGACCTCGGGCAGGCCCGGGAGACGTTGAAGCGGATCTTCGAACTCTGGGGTCGCCCCGTGAACCTGCTGACGATCGTCAAGGAGGTCGACGAACACGACGTCGAGGTCGCGAAGCGGCGCAACCGCGAACCCGAGCCCGAAGAGCGCGGGAAGCTGATCCGGTACGACGGGAACGAGGTGACGACCGAGGACGTCCCCTGGGACGAGGTCGAACACCTCGCGGCCGACGACGTCGATTACGACACGAAACCGGACGAATGGCTCGCCTGA